Part of the Chelmon rostratus isolate fCheRos1 chromosome 13, fCheRos1.pri, whole genome shotgun sequence genome is shown below.
ATTGTCACCTGCGTGCCGTTAGTCACCCAGGACATTTCTTTGAATTTGTAAACAAGGTACAGACACACTGGATCAGTTGACGGGTGTCAAgctgattaatcattttgattttctaTCTCGAGCAGGAGATCTGATATCTTTGTTAACTGTTTAGCTGCCATCTTTTTGGAAAACAGGCGAGCCAAACCAAGCTCCGCCCAGCTCTCACTACGTCACCATGCTGTTAGAGCTTTCAGCGGTCTGGTGCTTTTAGATCCGTCCTCCCTggattctgtgtgtctgtgccttaAGATTTACCTCTCACACATCATAATTTTTGGCATCATGAAAAAGCTGAGACATGAAAATTGGGTCATAGGTTAGATCAGGCTGAGAAACTTCTGGCTTAGGGCCTGATATCCTGTAATCACCTGTATTTGAGTTTACTGATATATACCGGTCATAAAcccatttctctgtctgtctcaggaCCTGGTGAAGAGTCACCTGATGTACGCTGTGCGTGAAGAGGTGGAGGTCCTAAAGGAGCAGATCAAGGAGCTGATCGAGCGAAACTCCCAGTTGGAGCAAGAAAACACCCTGTTGAAGACATTGGCCAGCCCGGAGCAGATGGCCCAGTTCCAGGCCCAGGTTCAGACCGGCTCCCCGCCTGCCCCTCCAACAGCCGCCACGCCGGGACCTCCAAGCACCGCCACCCTCGTCCAGCCCACATCGCACAGCTCTGGCCCCTCGGCGTAGCCCGGTCTGCACGGACTGACTGACCGACTGACATTTTTTTGAGCTCTGCTACATCAGCAGAGCTCAACCTTGCCTTCTACAGCAGGAGGTTACGCTGTTAAGACAAGAATTTGCACATATTTATCTCTCAGAAGGATGCAGCTGGTGGGACGAGTGGCGCAGTGCTTTAAAGCACAGTGGGGGATGACAATCCTGAGACGATGTATGGGGGGGGTTGGTTTCAGAGGAGGACAGAATCATCGAACATTTGCCAAATAACCCTTGGACATATCAACTAGAATGTCTTAccaagaagaaacaaaacagcttATCAGTGGCGACAATATCCTAAActatagttaaaaaaaaatcactgtgcCTGTGTCTGGATTTTATGTGATGTCGATTTTACTGACGATGGCGATGGAGGAGTAGGAGGTGGAGGATTGTATTGGTTGTTACCTTTTTTGCTGAAtgatgtaaataaaagcagttcTCTCTTAAGGCTAGATCCTAAAGTTACAAGTTGAgaaaaagcgagagagagagagagaaaaaaagccttCTCAGAGTGACAAATGAAGAATGTGAGCAATTATTATCATGACAAAGTCCCCATCTGGAATGGGGGAGTCGGGGGAGGGGGCGGGAGGGTATTTTGAACAACACTTGGCAGAGCTGATGACGTTACTTCAACAGCGGGTTGGCGGGACAAACAAAACGTGGTTTCTTACGGAGATGATGATATTctatttcagtatttcacttTCAAGCTCCTCATTTTGCCCTTGACGAAGCTCATCATTGCTGTTCTCTCAACCCTGCAGTGGCATGTAATTTAAACCTTATTTGACAGGGTTGAGACATTGGGCTAAgctgcattttctcttttcGTAAAAAGTTTGATGGGCAGAAGATGATGTATATTTCTGTATAGTGTAAGTACCATGTAAAATAGTGAGGAGAAGGCGAAAAACAACAGATGCTATCTTGGTCACACAGATTGAAGCGGGTGAGCGAGGAACATGCTGGTCTTGCCCAGTCTGTGTCATCTATTTTTAATGCTGTATTTTCAAGACTGTGGATCGACAGGAGTTTAGGTTATTTAAGTGACAACGCACAGCCAACAATGTTGTCCATTTCCCTTACTGCAACATTAACTCTTACTGTAAAAccattttcactctttttctttctggagTATTGCacctttgatttattttttttttttttgacagtgacGTACTTCTGGATAAACAATATCTTAAAATtcaacattgaaaaaaaaaaaaaaactctggagatgttttttctttttcactctgtgtATCAGTTGTATGCTCATGTtctgtgcatgtttctgcaAAGACCGGATGAGATATTGTAACATACTTACCACAATTGCACTTGACAGCTGCACTTCACAACTTTCAATAAACATGCTTAAAGAAGAATAACCACCTGGTCAccatctctgtcttcttcttcttcacggCAGCTGAGTGGTGGGTGGGAACATGCAAATGTGCGCCAAGCATGGCGCCTGGTGTGGAGAGTCTGCAGCTGAAGTCCTCACTGCTTCAGGGTTGTTGAATGAGGTTAATGAcgagctgctgtgctgttgaaCCCTCTTGTTAGCAGTGAGATAAAAACCACAGCCAAGCGGTGTTTGGATTGAAGCTGCCAcaaggtgactttttttttttaacatttaaattcCTGTTCATTTCACAGGAGGTTTCTTTGCAATGTGGCATCACTTAATGGTGAAATTCAGACAATGCTGAATTTATGAAATAATTTACCTACAGGAAAAGCTTGAAATTGAAGACAAATCATACACAAAGAATAAGGTTAACAGTAAATGTTTGATAAATACATATCTTGGGTTTAAATTGAGTggttctttaaaaaataattccagTATTTTTAAACCAAGGGCCTATTTTTTATGTATTCTCGGGTCTAAATGACTAGTAATGGGTGCAAAAAGTTACAGAACTGAAACTAGATTGCCTATTTTCTCTATAAGTACCAAATTACATACTTTTCAAGGCAACTTTTATTGAAATTATAGGTAAATGTTCAACCAGTACTTCAGAAGTTCAACCTAAGCAATGCAGTACATTCTCCAGACAGGCAAAGGGAAACATCCACATTAAGACCGGAGAGCACTGGATGATCTCTTGACTTTATACATCCGTACTGTTAATAAGCTGAGCTCTTCAGTGTTGCAGGAAGGCCACGAGGGATCCTGTTTACAAACTCCAGttgatgcagtgtttttcatgaCTCACAGTGGTGCACATGCCTGAAATGTAGGAAACATTTATCCCTATCATTTTGTCTCTTGTAAGGTTATAGCACCCCCTGTGTTCACGCCCTCTGACAAGGCTGTGCTCAACCCCACAACCAAACTCCAGcagtatggtgtgtgtgtgcgtgagttt
Proteins encoded:
- the LOC121616148 gene encoding TSC22 domain family protein 1-like isoform X2 produces the protein MASMNSPCYTVAMDLGVCQLRNFSISFLSSLLSAESSHVKLDNSSSGASVVAIDNKIEQAMDLVKSHLMYAVREEVEVLKEQIKELIERNSQLEQENTLLKTLASPEQMAQFQAQVQTGSPPAPPTAATPGPPSTATLVQPTSHSSGPSA